Sequence from the Candidatus Poribacteria bacterium genome:
CAGCATAACAACAGTATTGAGAAGCGATTTGCCGGGGAATGAGAATTTGGCGAGTAGCCAGCCGATCAGGAGACCCGGCGGCAGGATGAGAAGCAGACTCAACGAGGCAGCTTTGATAGATAGAACCAGCGCACTGACTTCCGCTGCTGTTAACATTATTTCACCACAGAGAAACCATATTTTTCAAAGATTGCTGCAACTTCGGCGGTCTGTAGGTACGCCAAAAATGCTTGAGCGAGAGCTTTACGGCCGGTGTTGCGGAGCACCGCTGCGGGGTACACAATTGGGGTATGGCTTGAATCGGGAAAGTCATAAATGATTTCGACCTTCTTGCTGATTTCCGCGTCCGTTCCATAGACAACCCCGACATCAACCTCGCCGGATTCCACGTGCGCCAAAGTGGACCGAACATCGGTGCTCGGTATCAATTTGGGGTGTACAGCATCCCAGATTCCAAAGTGCGTCAAAGCCTCTCTCCCATAAATGCCGGCGGGGACGGAATTCGGTTCGCCGATAGCAATCCGTCGAATCGAGTCTTGGGAGAGCATACCCACATCAGTCATGGAAAGCGAACTGTCGAGTGGTGCGATCAATACCAACCGGTTATTCAAGATTGCTTGGCGCGATCCTTCATAAAGAAATCCCTTCTGCTGTAACGCATCGATCTGCTT
This genomic interval carries:
- the modA gene encoding molybdate ABC transporter substrate-binding protein; the encoded protein is MITPYLLILLSFACLFIGCSGEELVIFGAMSLTDALTEISQRFGAAQNVKVYCNFAGSSTLQRQIEKGAPADVFISASPKQIDALQQKGFLYEGSRQAILNNRLVLIAPLDSSLSMTDVGMLSQDSIRRIAIGEPNSVPAGIYGREALTHFGIWDAVHPKLIPSTDVRSTLAHVESGEVDVGVVYGTDAEISKKVEIIYDFPDSSHTPIVYPAAVLRNTGRKALAQAFLAYLQTAEVAAIFEKYGFSVVK